The region TCCATCAGCTTGTCATTTTTTGCAAACAGTCCAACAAACCCCGCTCTTGTAAAACAGGCAGACATTAATTTGCTGAAACGGACAACATCTCATACTCAGTATTTCTTTTACACGGATACATACAATCTCACCAACCCCAATACCTTTCTCACTATTTTCTCCTTCCTtaaattttctattatttttttatttgcttgctctctttactctcttttcttctttctctacCTCCTTTCTGTCCTATTTTctcttcgattttttttctcgtctcatCGCTTTTCCTAATCCCCAGCCCCCGACGGCCGCGCAAATTAACCGACAAAATCCAGAATAGTGGGAGAAAAGGGGCGAAAGGGCAGAAAACTCTGCCCAAAGGGGGCCAGAGGCTAGaaaaaggtttatcaccccATAGTCAGGTCGTCTGgtgcaaaatacatgtttcattcaaatttagatttatgtatttctttcaataataaaataccaaaaatagtaggggataTTTGATATTGTACCCCCTACAATTTTTATAAAGAGACGCATCTCCTTGGGCATTTAGGCCATGGAGGGGGATTAAGTGGCgaaccgtgacccggaggagagaAAGCATGGGGGGCACAGCATTTCACAGACATtgctgtcccccccccccaacgctTTGTCtcgtccgggtcacggtccgttACGGGGGGATTACTTGTACCTCCCTTCATTTTAGTGACGGCCGTGATTCTAGGTcggaatcataattattttggaaGAGTGTAATAcactcatagagatgtatacgcTCGATCTCATACCTGACGTAGACGGCGCTATTCAACAAATGCACAATCtccaatataaaaaatagaacagaaagaacgccttgaacacaggccaaaatgcctaacgatttctccgcggcattaacaactatcgtaaagggcgctccatttataaataaagatggATGACTAGCCTGTCTATGGCGGCTGAATTTACCGCAACTATTTGCCAAGAATTGTGAGAAGTGGTCTGGAAATGCAacaaaagaaccggtgagtaccgattaaacattattttactATTCACACCTCTCTTATAAAtgtatacaattaaaaaaaaaatcgcaaaaatcacttagttctaagctagggcggcccaaacgCGCGTTAGTGGAGTCTCAGTTttttaacacgggtaagtattggggtgtcgcctagagtggaTTTTACTTGCATTTGCCGATTAAACAGTTaatatttgtttcggttgataaatatcataaagtaatttatatgatatttattgattaaaacaaatattttgcgattcctgatatctatcggcagatgcaagtatttttgtaatccaagttggcagctctacactgtagagctgccaacttggattaaaaaaaatactttttttcgaGGTCCCCCATACCGAAACGAAACAAACACAGAAGTATACACATGGGACTGTACTCTTAACATCGGCAATAATGTCATAATGTTTTTACATTTAACATCAAAAGAAAGTTGAAATACTTCTTGACATCATCTTAATTTTGCTTATACTTACATCTTGGAAAACTGCCATCCCCTTCTCCATGATGGTGATAAAATTATTGGCAACCAAATAGTGACAAGTTCAAGAATATCGCTAACAACATCTATCTGACTCACTGTTCGCTAGTAAGTGGGCGTGGTCGGCTGGTTGTCATATAGGCCTAGTACCGGTAacattgagaaataaaaatcaatgataaaaaaatctgaaacatgatcaattaattatatttatatgtCCACAGGCgacaggcgtatcccgccacaagggACCTATACGCCTTCCTCTGTTCACATagtaaatacatattttatttattgtatatatttttatttatatgtattgatttcatatgaattcttgaacaaaaatggaaaaattttttaaaatggaggaaaataaatgtttatttgaaatgaaatgaaaaataatggcAAAAACCGaatcttgaaataaatatatatgccTATCATGCCTAAAAATTCCACAAAGTTCCCCTGGTATTTCCTATTTACAATTCttaattgttaaaaagtatGCCGTGTGAGATGTATTGAAAGGTTTGTTATTTGGGAAGACTGAGTCTTCATTTAGCAAGTATCTCTTCTGTAGTGATACCGAAAATGAAGACTGCTCAGTTGTGAAATATCATTGTATATGGCCATAACATATAATTAACTGTTACTGTGGTTTTCTCATTTTGTAGGGACCAATATTACGTGAAACTGTAAAAtatgtgatttaaaaaaaagaaaacaaacaaaacaacagaacttgatttattgcaataattattataatatcatgagaaactaaattgtcatgatggaCTACCCTATCATAAAACataaaattggatataaaaGAAATCGAACTgcatgtcttcattttttttctctgtacatattttttaattatcatagtggacctagccccttttgcaagcaaagtgaaatgaatccaaacttttgattagtgatttttctttgccactttcattcacatttttatttgaatttgaaaatgtctTTGGTATCATTAGAGCAATTAAGAATTTAGaggtttagagacagaaaacaataaaatctaTGAAAAATTGATCTAACCCCAATTGACAAATGAGTTCCTTGGAAGAGTTTGGtcgcaaaaggggttaggtcaactccaagaaaatattttttatataattctcccatattgcaatattcttatgtaaaactgaattttcatgaaaaccTACCCTGAGAACATacaattgggtataaaagaaatatacctgtcttcatatttctttaagaaatccttttcgaaaaaaaaattgtgaggaCCTAACTctttttgcaactaaactgaaatggaccttaaaaaagtgatttcctttgccattttagttcaatttttaatgggaatttcaacttttctttggtatcatcttatagagctactgaaaatctatacattgagacattaaaatcaaatttgatgaaaatttttttttgtatttatatgttttattgggtCCAAACtgaccaaaaataaacaaaaataacaaatcagacataattaaaatatttacaagtgaTCATAACatcattcgaaaaaaaaaaaaaaacatatataataataaaaagaataaataagaaaaaaataaataataaagaaaaaaaagagcggAAAGATTTATGCAATGGCACAGACGTGATATCTTATACAACTTTGATGGCAAGTATTTGTATGCATATATACAGGGTAAACATGATacatataatgatacatgtaaaagatgacaaaaattataattcaaacttccatttcttaaaatgagCCGTGAGTTTATGTCTTTTTTTGGCcacacaatattcaatttccCTTTGCTTTTTAACAAATGATCTGAAGGCTCCAAAGTTTGGATCAACTTTGCtgaatttacaaatgaaaatgaagtacttcaacaataaaaataagtaCGAAATGAATTTGTCATCCGGATCACCAAACATTTTACCGAAATTAGATAAAGTAAAATTGGAATCAAACTTCTGTATTAAAATAGTCAATAAATCTTGCCACAGGGGTAAAACCTTTTCACaaacacaaaatatatgaaccgATGTTTCAGGGAATTTGTTGCAAAATTCACACATGGGGGAatctttccttttaattttgaaaagaaaatcattaaaagcAATGCATTTgtgaaaaactttgaaataaaaggaaCGAATTTTAGTGTCTATCGAACATTTGCATTTGAAGTTATTGCAATGTATTTTCTCCCATAAAATATTGTCAGGAATGGGTAAGATACTGCTCCAATATTCATAACGTGCGTCAGGGCTAGATTTGCCACTCAAGATATTATAGGCGTagctgggtaattttttcatacCTATCAATTTGAGAATTAACATATGATgaacatcatcattgtcatggaCGTCAGCTTTttgaaaaattgacctaaccccGTTTGCAAGGCCAGGATCTATCTTTTATTTGCGAAATATCAGCCGTAGAGGGCTTGactgaaaatgttatttttgattggttgtttgcaAATTGTTTCGAAATTACGGCGCGAGCAagataaaaaaagtgaaataaggGATCCTAAAACAGATCGCTAGGAGAATATTTGTGATATTGTAAGTGATTAGAAAATCTTACCGTTTATGGCGTGTCTTTGattgatattacatgtataaacttttttttgttatcaagTCTGACTTTGTCAAATCAAGATTGTCTTTTTCACTCTCTTTTATAGACCCAAGTTAGTAGAAGCAGTCCCACGCATAGATTATCGTGTGTGTTGTAGAAATCGACATTGAACCTTTTGACGTCTTTTCGATCGGCACGCGCTAGCTCGTCAGCGTCGCGTCGCTCGGATCGAAGGAGGCCGCGgccaaaattgaaataaaactgtgtttttcttttaaaaatctatggccagtcattttcagattgaacagAAAAAATGGCCTGGGCAAATAAAAtggtagacagctggcagccgtctgtttcgaggagtcttttaacatttttcaaaaatttctcctcgtacacagacggctcgctatcgtgcagccaccattaggggacttgcaatgcaaaatccccccgtcggggctctacaatttttgtctttaatgaataaagattttgaaaattaacgcgaccaaaaataaatgcaaatttataccctcttggcattaattacccaaaaacggagaaaaattaagttaaaaggaacaaaaacagtgacttacctcgccctcggctgtcgcgcaaattcacttccccgttttatccgatcttaagtacttaaaaaacatatggccattgagtccccggccctgtacagatcgcgctcgAACTtaggtctctgtatttggtgactgaagccaacggagttcagctgaacaaacaacaaaacaaagaccgaagcttttggtctaataaaATGGATGCTGGGCCAtgcatcatcatgatcattaaccattttgttacgattcataacaaaaatggccgatcgagacgggggtagaaggggagaactttttgtttttttgaggttccagttccCTGGGTTACATGATCAATCATTCATGTCTGCATACCTAGCCTGGAGCCGTCTAAGGAGTAAAGTCATCTACCTACGGCTGCGTAGGGTGAGAAACCCTACATAGGTAGATGActttactccccagacgcctccaggctatgCGTACCCACccattcatataattattttgatgatgagATGGCTGCATTTGAAGCCGCGATGAAAATGCCTGattccctatttttttttcacggtCACCATtgtgagtcagattttttaatgattatctTTCTAGGTACTTCGGAAAGAGTTCCAAATGTAACCCCCaccaaatttgttcaaattgtTGTAGAGACTTCCGGTTAATTTAACTGATATATAATAACATTCAGAATCAGGTTCTGCGATCGTTCACCATCATGTTTGTAATATACCTGATCGTGCGTACGAATGCGCCAGTAAATCATAATGGTAACAAGTGATTGGCTGGCTCATTTGTATGCGTAGCTGTATTACTATTAGTACAAAGCTGACCAGGAATGATCAAACTTCGAAGAAAAACCTGATCCTGaaaattttttcatgaaataaaaaattggtattttgCAGCATATATTTCGGAAAGGTGGTAAGCTGATTTTAActatattattttctctttattattgCGCTCCTTTTTTCTCATCAAAGACATCAAAGGAGGAATGACACTCTTGTTAAGTGTATGTCAACTCTCCACCATTATGCGGGCTTTAAATGAAATGATCTAGGCCTACATCATATGAAacaaatgtatgattatgaCAACAAAAACTTTCACTGAATCatggtttcaatttttttgggaTGCACTGTACCGGTATATTTAGGTCTTTATGAATTGTATGTGGTCAATATTCTCAGCAGGGCACCATTTACTAAAATAGTGTTAgactatatgaaaaaaaaatcatatcactcTGAATTCATCTTGAACAATGTTTAGTACTGAGCATGCCTTGGAGCTCCCTGGATTTACACTGACAGTAATATGCCATTAGTGATGATCATTTGGTCTTTCTTAATCTGTTCATGTTTTTTAAACTATCTTTCTATACAGATAAGCCTATTAAGCAGCTATAAAAATGCCTAGAAGAAGGAAAACAAAGTTGGCCTCTCGAGCAAAGCCACTGCTTCCCGACGATGGGGAATCAAATATGGAGGAGGAGGCAAGGGAACAGAAGCTTAGAGTTTATCTTGAAGGTTTTGACATTGAAGGTACATGTAAGAATAGCACACATTTCAAGTGTCGATATTAACCTGTTGCCTAGAATGCCTACTGGAACAGGGTGGCCCCTGTAAAAAACATAGAGGGTTTTTCAATACTCAGTAATCAATGGGTTAATTAGGATTCCTATTGTGGCCATTTGAACCTGTGTCcttatttctgtgaaaatttatcttaaatttgaaatataagaaTGTTCCTATTTCTGGAATTTTCTTGTTGATTTGTTCATATTTCTTGACTGTCAGGGTTGGCACTTGGCAGGTATGGAACATGcatactttgaaaatgaaagactATGAAAGGCTGTGATACCTTCATCCATACATGTTACAGAAACAGAAATATCTTTAAAGTACCCCACTttccattattcatattttgaaaaacaatgaataaaaaaatgaagtctaGTACAATGGATTATCAAATAATAAAGCTGTaattctggggagcgtttcatcaatattttcatccgacaagttgtcagatctgacatctttccatgattttgattggttgagaggcaCCGTTCCtctggtaactgtcagataaaatgggacttgtcggataaaacgtctgacaagtcctttcatgaaacgctcccccccccctccccccggcctagatagggtttaaaaaaaggaatcaaAAGAATATGATTCtggatttttatgaaattagtatgttttatatttttcaggGTCATTTAAGATCAATTatctttaataatatttttttttttttgtgtattattTAGAAAAGAGTAATCACATTAAATTAAACTTAGATGAGATGATCATTGgatataaaaacattgaaagtatgaaagtaaaatcaagttttatattcaaggtcaaaggtaattttagATCAACAAAGTTAGGATCTTGTTTTCTAATGAAAGAGTTTTTTcctctctttaaaaaaatatattcatcttaTATGGAGCTGTTTCCATAGACAGCACTGCTGGTGTAATGCAGGTAAGACTGCCGGAGGCacattccacttttttttttattgaactgGGCATTCACCTACATGcatgtactattattatttagtaTGATTGTCTGATTTAACAAACCTATGattgttacatttttttcttcagttgaGCAACGGGTGCGTGAAATGAATGCCATGTTTGACAGAATGTGCAAGAACATCAGGTCAGCTACCTCCTTGTTTTTGATGAAGATGCCAAAGGAaactaaaaacatgaaattgatGGATTATTTTGGTAAGTAACAAAAAGTTCACTTGTCCATTCTTTTTGGTGTCACGTTGTCAGTATGGATTTGAAGGATGTAAACCAGGCAGAAATTGGTTTCCCCTTTAATGGGATCCAGAAAAAAAGGGAACCCAAAACTTGACAAAGAGACCACACACGTATCCCTTGTCTTGATGATCAATCATACAAAAATCTCTTGAATCTGACCGTTCAGTGATTTAGGTTTATCATGATTCATTTCTGTACCATCAGCTCAAGATGGCTTGGCTCCTGCTGTGAAGGTCATAGAGCAGATCTCTAAGAATGTTGATGAGATGATCAACCTGCCCAAGGCTGTCACTGATGCCATATCATCATCAGAATCTGAAGATACCGCTGCAACATCCACGGGTGAATCAGATACTAGTGAGGTAGATGAAAAGCCAAAGAGGTCGACAAGGTCAACAAGAAAAGTAAGACAAACCTACAAGTTTATGATGAATTGCACTCTGATTGGTTCCTAAATCAGTGTTTTGAACAAAGTGTAACAATGATGTTGATtggtcttcatcatcataattgtaatgatagtaattatgatgatgatgatgagagcaGAGTATACTCAGCTATTAAGAAATAAACGTTAAGACTGTTTGTTGAATGtcaaataaatacacaaatacatacactgaaaaattcatcaaaagttGTGTTAATATAAGAAAGCTGTGGCAACTTTAAATGGTATACATCTCGCTACACCAACAGTAATATGCTCAACACGTGCAAATGAAAGAACttatgacatcactcattcagaATGTCTTAGTATGCATTTCATTATGTGAACCATTACGTCAAACCCTTGTTAGAGGATGACCGCTTCTCAGATTTTGAACTGTGGTCTTATACCCCTGTTTTGAAAAACCTTGTTAAAAAATTTAGTACACTGTCAGCCCTGGTATCCCTCTTATCTAACTTTTCACCTCCTTAAGTAAGCCTGAGTGATGAGCCAGGGTTAAACAATTACAACAGCTGTGACATTACATAAGAGCAGCTGTGGCTGTAGCAGGCCCTTCCGaattaaattattgtatttgatatttaataaagctttcaaaggcatattgtaattaaaaatccaatgtttatttgttttcaattttaaacaaaGAAAGTTGACCCCCCGAATAAGGAAACTattaaagagaataaaaatgattgcatGCACTGTCGAGCAGAGTTTGATGGTGGCCCCCTGCTGTTACTCTGGCTTAGTTCTTTCGGACTGATCGAGGTCAAGCACATGTTTAGATACTTAAATCAGGGAGGTGGAAT is a window of Lytechinus variegatus isolate NC3 chromosome 2, Lvar_3.0, whole genome shotgun sequence DNA encoding:
- the LOC121407291 gene encoding borealin-like, translated to MPRRRKTKLASRAKPLLPDDGESNMEEEAREQKLRVYLEGFDIEVEQRVREMNAMFDRMCKNIRSATSLFLMKMPKETKNMKLMDYFAQDGLAPAVKVIEQISKNVDEMINLPKAVTDAISSSESEDTAATSTGESDTSEVDEKPKRSTRSTRKAPATRKKAKATTAKRTSARKRTRAALQETPLTSNNAQSALQTPANTMSLSSINTPFITPKFDPSSKMTPATVRRAKKGELLVSLSGSPVEARNSPKDPAQSVERLKENIENLFTQDDVDKKNILMLQETLSRFLKDKDSS